The following proteins come from a genomic window of Montipora capricornis isolate CH-2021 chromosome 9, ASM3666992v2, whole genome shotgun sequence:
- the LOC138016504 gene encoding uncharacterized protein, protein MSSRIGKHFKSEKDRIIHDKTGRILISWNRFARSLKVAFELYWETKQAEITSWFEEVPKAIKKVPFKETSVAAVPIIGYILVFSNYSLLRILLGLGKVTKPNQTFLPWMEILVFHCFPHQILAKFAHPVLDCIAAMPYLFHFALPFFFALFKVVSNGSIRGVFPYLWCLGWVNLIASLIHLLFPTAPPWYVDSVVFSPEGEVLKTGSNEAGFHRLDAALGVPFFHGIYAASPLPFGAFPSLHVAWPSVILVSGPWINEKFAMFHVVWITWAAIYSNHHYGVDAVGGIFLVFLVNFMMRKLWCPFPLENGKKPSCNICRRASPPLLQV, encoded by the exons ATGAGTTCTCGGATAGGAAAGCACTTTAAGAGTGAAAAGGATCGAATCATTCACGACAAAACTGGAAGG ATTCTTATTTCGTGGAATCGCTTTGCAAGGTCACTAAAGGTAGCATTCGAACTCTATTGGGAAACGAAACAG GCTGAAATAACATCCTGGTTTGAAGAAGTACCGAAAGCAATCAAGAAAGTTCCATTCAAGGAAACATCAGTGGCTGCTGTACCAATCATAGGCTACATCCTagttttttcaaattattcTCTCTTGCGAATATTGCTCGGACTTGGAAAAGTGACAAAACCCAATCAAACATTCCTACCTTGGATGGAAATATTAGTGTTTCATTGTTTTCCTCATCAAATACTGGCAAAGTTTGCTCATCCAGTACTTGACTGTATTGCTGCCATGCcatatttgtttcattttgcacTTCCATTCTTTTTTGCATTGTTTAAAGTGGTTAGTAATGGTAGTATTCGTGGTGTGTTCCCATATCTTTGGTGTCTTGGGTGGGTGAATCTTATCGCATCATTGATTCACTTACTCTTTCCTACTGCACCACCTTGGTATGTTGACTCTGTAGTTTTTAGTCCTGAAGGGGAAGTTTTAAAAACTGGTTCCAATGAAGCTGGATTTCATAGACTGGATGCTGCTCTTGGAGTTCCTTTCTTCCATGGGATTTATGCTGCGTCGCCATTGCCATTTGGAGCCTTTCCTTCACTTCATGTTGCATGGCCTTCAGTGATACTTGTGAGTGGACCTTGGATAAATGAGAAGTTTGCTATGTTTCATGTTGTTTGGATCACATGGGCGGCTATCTATTCGAACCATCATTATGGTGTGGATGCAGTTGGAGGAatatttttggtatttttggtTAATTTTATGATGCGCAAATTATGGTGCCCATTTCCCCTGGAAAATGGTAAGAAACCATCTTGTAATATTTGTCGAAGGGCGTCACCACCACTGTTACAAGTGTAA